A genomic segment from Anopheles maculipalpis chromosome X, idAnoMacuDA_375_x, whole genome shotgun sequence encodes:
- the LOC126567637 gene encoding uncharacterized protein LOC126567637 → MMKSRLLGLVGILLLALTAVCSSPVKQTSNSPSNKRLLGAKECTWGPSYWCSDIRNAKSCGAVSHCIQTVWEKQHYPVDNDEICNICLDMVKQARDQLESNETQADLKAVFEGSCKLIPVKVVKKECCKLADDFIPELVEALASQMNPNVVCSVAGLCNNAEIDKLLAEMPATKPLLEEEVEDDDDSSSSEKVSATGDITFGCEECNTIVDQIERRFRSSDRDSVLEGFLRVCGQMSSYSDACSSLVLTYFGDMYAHLNRNLKADAVCHLSGVCSANFHQHDEKDGKQIEVRSMGGVGVLPVMVGGGDDVPCKLCEQLVDHLRDVLIANTTELEFKQVLQGLCKQTKSFADECNNLVEQYYREIYETLVHNLNSNDACFMIGVCPKGTMFGNGPIMPLLPVAVAAQQERNMASKPNRRPLLGENEPLLSASEIQQAQLPIDRIMGAPSSLNLVENGKFCTLCEYFMHFVQEALAEPANEDEIKEVVGTTCNRLPASIRGECHNFVDVYGDAVIALLIQSMDPRQICPTMRMCPTAREDVEIFAPGQVEVTIEARAGNDKPTCPLCLFAVSQLEESVKTDRSKENIKSALSKLCMHLSPKLRLECNDFVDTYTAELVEMLASDFTPQEICVFLKLCVDQRPDLSLLGMELDYEKRTSWSQRPAAPSTSGDIETNEIPDMTVNGQITVDHTPMTSTPECLVCQEMVKELEKRVKNKKSKDQIKEALEHACDRLHKYKTKCEKYIDQHSDQIVDLLLKQLSPKEICHTLGFCLPTKEFTDELDVDEALLDYVVEPAIMEPAKEVLVSPSAIGTVAGEADKNQPPQCAICEFVMVKLESELANKKTHDEIENAVRSVCEKMPSTITKQCDKLIDQYGEFIIKFLQTLPPQAICTQLDLCEKQLALLKQSELEIVECAVCQATVKELDELLMSDQMLDHVTEYADRICDALPAKHYTQCDRMLGVYGVSMLQQLRRSIEREQVCVNIDMCSAMSGTLLSLPEYASGERVIDEPVEEAEEEHAEKKDAMLVGLNECSWGPAYWCKDEASAKQCKSTSYCKERKLGFWKETA, encoded by the exons GAACGCCAAATCCTGTGGAGCCGTATCGCACTGCATCCAAACCGTGTGGGAAAAGCAACATTATCCGGTGGATAATGATGAGATCTGCAACATCTGTTTGGACATGGTCAAGCAAGCCCGGGACCAGTTGGAAAGCAACGAAACTCAGGCGGACCTGAAGGCCGTGTTCGAGGGTTCGTGCAAGTTGATCCCGGTCAAGGTTGTGAAGAAGGAATGCTGCAAGCTGGCCGACGATTTTATCCCGGAGCTGGTCGAAGCGCTCGCCTCCCAGATGAACCCGAACGTCGTGTGCAGCGTGGCCGGACTTTGTAATAATGCCGAAATCGACAAGCTGCTCGCTGAGATGCCAGCCACCAAGCCGCTGCTCGAGGAGGAAGtagaggatgatgatgattcgtCGTCGAGCGAGAAAGTTAGCGCAACCGGTGATATTACGTTCGGCTGCGAGGAATGCAACACGATTGTGGACCAAATTGAGCGTCGCTTCCGGTCCAGCGATCGGGACAGCGTGCTGGAAGGATTCCTGCGTGTTTGCGGCCAAATGTCATCCTATTCGGACGCTTGTTCGAGCCTCGTGCTGACGTACTTTGGCGACATGTACGCACACCTGAACCGAAACTTGAAGGCGGACGCGGTGTGCCATTTGAGTGGAGTTTGCTCCGCAAACTTCCACCAGCACGATGAGAAGGACGGCAAGCAGATCGAGGTACGATCGATGGGAGGTGTCGGTGTGCTGCCGGTGATGGTTGGCGGTGGTGACGATGTCCCTTGCAAGCTTTGTGAGCAGCTGGTGGATCACCTGCGTGACGTGCTGATCGCAAACACGACCGAGCTCGAATTCAAGCAGGTGCTGCAGGGGCTTTGCAAGCAAACGAAGAGCTTTGCCGACGAATGCAACAACCTGGTGGAGCAGTACTATCGCGAAATCTATGAAACACTCGTCCACAATTTGAACAGTAACGATGCGTGCTTCATGATCGGCGTGTGTCCCAAGGGTACGATGTTCGGCAACGGTCCCATCATGCCACTGTTGCCGGTTGCGGTAGCGGCGCAGCAGGAACGTAATATGGCGTCGAAACCGAACCGCCGTCCGCTGCTCGGTGAGAACGAACCCTTGCTGTCGGCGTCCGAAATCCAGCAGGCACAGCTACCAATTGATCGCATCATGGGCGCACCGAGTTCACTGaatttggtggaaaatggcaAGTTCTGCACCTTGTGCGAATACTTCATGCACTTCGTACAGGAAGCGTTGGCCGAACCGGCCAACGAGGACGAAATCAAGGAAGTGGTTGGTACCACCTGCAACCGGCTGCCGGCATCGATCCGCGGCGAATGTCACAACTTTGTGGATGTGTATGGCGATGCGGTGATTGCACTGCTGATCCAATCGATGGATCCACGCCAAATCTGTCCAACGATGCGGATGTGTCCGACCGCCCGCGAAGATGTGGAAATTTTTGCACCCGGTCAGGTGGAGGTGACGATTGAGGCCCGTGCCGGGAACGATAAGCCAACCTGTCCGCTTTGCCTGTTCGCCGTCAGCCAGCTGGAAGAGTCGGTCAAAACCGATCGCTCGAAGGAAAACATTAAGAGCGCGCTGAGCAAACTGTGCATGCACCTGTCGCCGAAGCTGCGCCTGGAGTGTAATGATTTTGTGGACACGTATACGGCCGAGCTGGTGGAAATGTTGGCGTCCGATTTTACGCCGCAGGAAATCTGCGTCTTCCTGAAGCTGTGCGTCGACCAGCGCCCGGACCTGAGTCTGCTGGGTATGGAGCTCGATTATGAAAAGCGTACATCGTGGAGCCAGCGGCCGGCTGCTCCGTCCACTTCCGGTGATatcgaaacgaacgaaatccCCGACATGACGGTTAACGGGCAGATAACGGTTGATCATACGCCGATGACCAGCACCCCGGAGTGTCTGGTGTGTCAGGAAATGGTGAAGGAGCTCGAGAAGCGTGTGAAAAACAAGAAGAGCAAGGATCAGATCAAGGAAGCGCTCGAGCATGCTTGCGATCGTCTGCACAAGTACAAGACCAAATGTGAGAAGTACATCGATCAGCATAGCGATCAGATCGTCGATCTGTTGCTGAAGCAGTTGTCGCCGAAAGAGATTTGCCACACGCTTGGGTTCTGTCTGCCGACCAAGGAGTTTACCGATGAAT TGGACGTTGATGAAGCACTGCTCGACTATGTGGTAGAACCCGCCATCATGGAACCAGCCAAGGAGGTGCTTGTGTCACCGAGTGCCATCGGTACCGTTGCCGGCGAAGCGGacaaaaaccaaccaccacaGTGTGCGATTTGCGAGTTCGTGATGGTAAAGCTTGAGTCGGAGCTGGCAAACAAGAAAACGCACGACGAAATCGAGAATGCCGTCCGTAGCGTGTGCGAAAAAATGCCAAGCACCATTACCAAGCAGTGCGACAAGCTGATCGACCAGTACGGCGAGTTTATTATCAAGTTTCTGCAAACGTTGCCACCGCAAGCGATCTGCACGCAGCTGGATTTGTGCGAGAAGCAGCTGGCCCTGTTGAAACAATCGGAGC tGGAAATTGTCGAGTGTGCTGTGTGCCAGGCTACGGTAAAAGAGCTGGATGAGTTGTTGATGAGCGACCAGATGCTTGATCACGTTACCGAGTACGCGGACCGTATCTGTGACGCACTGCCGGCGAAGCACTACACACAATGCGACAGGATGCTCGGTGTGTACGGTGTGAGCATGTTGCAGCAGTTGCGACGTTCGATCGAACGGGAGCAGGTGTGCGTGAACATCGATATGTGCAGTGCGATGTCGGGCACACTGCTGTCGCTGCCGGAGTATGCTTCCGGTGAGCGTGTGATCGATGAACCGGTCGAGGAGGCGGAGGAGGAGCACGCCGAGAAGAAGGATGCCATGCTGGTCGGACTGAACGAGTGTAGCTGGGGACCGGCCTACTGGTGCAAGGATGAAGCCAGTGCCAAACAGTGCAAG TCCACGAGCTACTGCAAGGAGCGCAAACTTGGTTTCTGGAAGGAAACAGCCTAA